The following are encoded together in the Hoplias malabaricus isolate fHopMal1 chromosome 3, fHopMal1.hap1, whole genome shotgun sequence genome:
- the enpp7.2 gene encoding ectonucleotide pyrophosphatase/phosphodiesterase family member 7 yields MLLILSLWLLSVSTALSAPARGPCSKVRNKLLLVSFDGFRWDYDRDVDIPNLDRMVEDGVKATYVNPPYLTITSPTHFTLLTGRYIENHGVIHNIWFNTTTQEKKQYYMAQFVDEYWDNGSLPIWITAQRQGLKTGSLHFPGTAASYQSENIQMRQVEPRYYDHSNETDWRENVDKVMRDWFKTQDLDFVSLYFGEPDETGHKHGPDSPERRDAVRKVDRTVGYIREMAKAHGLSDHLNIIITADHGMTTVLRGNEVNEITLSKIPGFSFRDIQFQLLDYGPSGMLLPKEGMLEKVYRALKGAHPNLHVYKKEDMPARFHYFNHPRILPIILYADPGYVLNGLLPVQSNKGEHGFDNKFLDMKPFFRAVGPDFHRNLVVGPFETVNIYPLMCHLLGILPEINDGSLDNTRHLLLSAGESCDLKESQQMSLFIGLSTAAFFLVIVFIIVISYNIYRHQRASKRSATKGKVEDNISLKQAAL; encoded by the exons ATGTTGTTGATACTGAGTCTTTGGCTTCTTTCCGTTTCTACAGCTCTCTCTGCTCCAGCCAGAGGGCCGTGTAGCAAGGTGAGAAACAAGCTGCTGCTCGTCTCCTTCGATGGGTTCAGGTGGGACTATGACCGAGATGTGGACATCCCAAATCTGGACAGAATGGTTGAGGATGGAGTGAAAGCTACTTATGTCAACCCACCATATTTAACCATCACCAGCCCTACACACTTCACTCTGCTAACCG GACGTTACATTGAGAACCATGGTGTGATCCACAACATATGGTTCAACACCACCACGCAGGAGAAGAAGCAATACTACATGGCACAGTTTGTTGATGAATACTGGGACAATGGCAGCCTACCAATATGGATAACAGCTCAAAGACAG GGTCTGAAAACAGGCTCCTTACATTTCCCCGGCACTGCTGCCTCCTATCAGAGTGAGAATATACAAATGCGCCAGGTGGAACCTCGGTATTATGACCACTCCAATGAGACAGACTGGAGGGAGAATGTGGATAAGGTCATGAGGGACTGGTTTAAAACACAGGACCTGGACTTTGTCTCGCTATATTTTGGTGAACCGGATGAAACTGGACACAAACATGGCCCAGACTCACCAGAGCGTCGTGATGCAGTCAGAAAAGTGGACCGCACCGTGGGCTACATAAGGGAAATGGCTAAGGCACATGGCCTTTCTGACCACTTAAACATCATCATCACGGCTGACCATGGTATGACCACTGTGCTAAGAGGGAATGAAGTCAATGAAATCACCCTGTCCAAAATTCCAGGCTTCTCCTTTAGGGATATTCAGTTCCAGTTGCTGGACTATGGCCCTAGCGGGATGCTTTTGCCTAAAGAGGGCATGCTGGAGAAAGTGTATCGTGCCCTGAAAGGTGCCCACCCTAACCTGCATGTCTATAAGAAGGAAGACATGCCTGCCCGCTTTCATTATTTCAATCATCCACGCATTTTACCCATCATTCTTTATGCTGACCCAGGATATGTGCTCAATGGG CTTTTACCTGTTCAGTCCAATAAAGGAGAACATGGCTTTGATAACAAGTTCTTAGACATGAAGCCTTTCTTCCGGGCAGTGGGGCCTGATTTTCACCGGAATCTGGTGGTGGGACCATTCGAAACAGTAAACATTTACCCCTTAATGTGTCACCTGCTTGGAATATTGCCTGAAATCAATGATGGCTCCCTGGACAACACCAGACACCTTCTTCTCTCTGCAGGGGAATCATGTGACCTCAAAG AATCACAACAGATGAGCCTCTTCATTGGCCTCTCCACAGCAGCTTTTTTTCTGGTCATTGTCTTCATCATAGTTATATCCTACAACATCTACAGACACCAAAGGGCCAGCAAAAG GTCTGCCACCAAAGGAAAAGTTGAGGATAATATCAGCTTAAAGCAGGCTGCACTGTGA